One window of Candidatus Phytoplasma solani genomic DNA carries:
- the dnaB gene encoding replicative DNA helicase — translation MLEAERALLGSLFLNPEKMDAVRILIETRNFTTSQHRYIFEAMKHLRKLNREIDYVSVSSTLETNNNLNKIGGIDYLIELTEETPPTQYLDTYIDLIKENTLKTDLLDLIKHLPIELSKTKNIHNYLQTVKNQVEGFIQNTKSPFISTKTLIPSLRQNIITDNEDNQFIGIKTGFDNLDELVSGFKNKQLIILGARTGMGKTAFMLNLITNITKNFHQKQELESKPKKQNAVIFSLEMTSEELGIRLISSVSQVPLTKLQHKTLNKEDRFALAKAEFELTKLNILIDDDRNNKIEDIKNKCRQMKYTKGLDVVFIDYLHLLKEEQNYNTYQATAVISRELKKLASELNIPIIALSQMNRATNIREVKSPQLSDLRDSGTIEQDADVVMFLHRESYYQKPDNNPFTNLIIAKNRSGQLGECNFNFYKQIQKFEVLN, via the coding sequence ATGTTAGAAGCTGAACGTGCATTGTTAGGTAGTTTGTTTTTAAATCCAGAAAAGATGGATGCTGTGAGAATTTTAATTGAAACTCGCAATTTCACCACATCACAACATCGCTATATATTTGAGGCAATGAAGCACCTACGAAAACTAAATCGCGAGATTGATTACGTTTCTGTTAGTTCTACTTTAGAAACTAATAATAATTTAAACAAAATAGGAGGAATTGACTATTTGATTGAATTAACCGAAGAAACCCCACCAACTCAATATTTAGACACTTATATTGATTTAATCAAAGAAAACACCCTTAAAACTGATTTATTAGATTTAATCAAACATTTACCTATTGAATTATCAAAAACTAAAAATATACATAATTATTTACAAACAGTCAAAAATCAAGTTGAAGGATTTATCCAAAATACTAAATCACCTTTTATTTCTACAAAAACATTAATCCCTTCTCTTCGCCAAAACATTATTACTGATAACGAAGATAACCAGTTTATAGGAATTAAAACAGGTTTTGACAATCTCGATGAATTAGTTTCTGGGTTTAAAAATAAACAATTAATTATTTTAGGCGCAAGAACTGGAATGGGTAAAACCGCTTTTATGCTAAATTTAATCACAAACATTACAAAAAATTTTCATCAAAAACAAGAATTAGAATCAAAACCAAAAAAACAAAATGCAGTAATTTTTAGTTTAGAAATGACATCAGAAGAATTAGGAATTCGTTTAATTTCATCAGTATCACAAGTACCCTTAACAAAACTGCAACACAAAACCTTAAATAAAGAAGATAGATTTGCATTAGCCAAAGCTGAATTTGAATTAACTAAATTAAATATTTTAATTGATGATGATAGAAATAATAAAATTGAAGATATTAAAAACAAATGTCGCCAAATGAAATATACAAAAGGACTTGATGTTGTTTTTATTGATTATTTACACTTATTAAAAGAAGAACAAAATTACAATACCTATCAAGCAACAGCAGTAATTTCGCGTGAACTCAAAAAACTAGCAAGTGAACTTAATATTCCAATCATAGCTTTAAGTCAAATGAATCGCGCGACAAACATAAGAGAAGTCAAATCACCACAATTATCGGATTTAAGAGATTCAGGCACTATCGAACAAGATGCTGATGTTGTAATGTTTTTACACCGCGAAAGTTATTATCAAAAACCAGACAATAACCCATTCACTAATTTAATCATTGCCAAAAACCGCAGTGGACAACTAGGTGAATGTAATTTTAATTTTTACAAACAAATCCAAAAATTTGAAGTTTTAAATTAA
- a CDS encoding IS3 family transposase produces the protein MIANYIQYYNIYRKMKVLNYLSPLEYKNKYYRKKLIFLFLTLH, from the coding sequence ATTATTGCTAATTATATTCAATATTATAATATTTATCGTAAAATGAAAGTATTAAATTATTTATCGCCTTTGGAATATAAAAATAAATATTATCGAAAAAAATTAATTTTTTTATTTTTAACCCTTCATTAG
- a CDS encoding DUF2963 domain-containing protein, which translates to MNIIKETTDKYGYRIIKETNSQNQLIKEIAFRPNTETIWHITEYNPQTGNETKSTYYKSDGTTIWHIDEFDPKTGTKTKETWYNSDGKTLHSITKYDLETGKKIKHTSYKEDGEFLFIAKYDPKTGNQIKYTSYGIHASTISCIKEYNPQTGNETKETWYNSDGKTIDHIYEYDPFLKRTYYHDDGKTIWYITEFNWFGCFLGY; encoded by the coding sequence ATGAATATAATCAAAGAAACAACCGACAAATATGGTTATAGAATAATCAAAGAAACTAATTCACAAAACCAATTAATCAAAGAAATCGCATTCCGCCCCAACACCGAAACAATTTGGCACATCACCGAATATAACCCCCAAACAGGAAACGAAACCAAATCAACCTACTACAAATCCGACGGCACAACAATTTGGCACATCGACGAATTCGACCCAAAAACAGGAACCAAAACCAAAGAAACCTGGTACAACTCCGACGGAAAAACACTTCATTCCATCACCAAATACGACCTTGAAACAGGTAAAAAAATCAAACACACCAGCTACAAAGAAGATGGTGAATTCCTTTTCATCGCCAAATACGACCCCAAAACAGGTAATCAAATCAAATACACCAGCTACGGCATTCATGCCTCAACCATTAGTTGCATCAAAGAATACAACCCCCAAACAGGAAACGAAACCAAAGAAACCTGGTACAACTCCGACGGAAAAACAATCGACCACATCTACGAATACGACCCTTTCCTCAAAAGAACCTATTACCACGATGACGGTAAGACAATTTGGTATATCACCGAATTCAACTGGTTTGGTTGTTTTTTGGGGTATTGA
- a CDS encoding nucleoside deaminase: MQNDKDIFFMKEAFKEACKAYSKKEVPVGAVVVLENQIIARAYNNRKQKNIFFGHAEFLALIKTNKKLKNRHLNDISVYVTLEPCLMCAGALIQAGVKHLYYGANDYKTGCIDSITSSFNIPLSHKIIAKSGFLAKESSELLKNFFQRLRKKD, translated from the coding sequence ATGCAAAACGACAAAGATATTTTTTTTATGAAAGAAGCATTCAAAGAAGCTTGTAAGGCATATTCTAAAAAAGAAGTACCCGTTGGAGCAGTAGTTGTATTAGAAAATCAAATTATTGCTCGCGCTTACAACAATCGCAAACAAAAAAATATTTTTTTTGGTCACGCTGAATTTTTAGCTCTTATAAAAACTAATAAAAAATTAAAGAATCGCCATTTAAATGATATTTCTGTCTATGTTACTTTAGAACCTTGTTTAATGTGTGCAGGTGCTTTAATACAGGCTGGGGTTAAACATTTATATTATGGAGCAAACGATTATAAAACTGGTTGTATTGATAGTATTACATCTTCTTTTAATATTCCATTATCCCATAAAATTATTGCTAAATCAGGTTTTTTAGCTAAAGAAAGTTCAGAACTTTTGAAAAACTTTTTTCAACGATTAAGAAAAAAAGATTGA
- a CDS encoding thymidine kinase: MLKKEQGFIEVICGPMFAGKTETLIKRSQEAQKLKKNILSFKPRIDNRYSSEGKIVSHNQNTIPAILIDHSHDILVFITPKTDLIIIDEVQFLNNDIVDIVDYLANRNIQVILAGLDLDFKRKPFGPIPYLLALAEIVTKVTAICAVSGEIATKTQRLINGTPAKSSDPTILIGASEHHEPRCRQHHILLDVDKNIINL, encoded by the coding sequence ATGTTGAAAAAAGAACAAGGTTTTATTGAGGTTATTTGTGGACCTATGTTTGCGGGAAAAACAGAAACATTGATAAAGCGAAGTCAAGAAGCTCAAAAATTGAAAAAAAATATTTTATCCTTTAAACCTCGCATCGATAATCGTTATTCTTCGGAAGGAAAAATTGTTTCTCATAATCAAAATACTATTCCTGCTATTTTAATTGATCACAGTCACGATATTCTTGTTTTTATTACACCAAAAACCGATTTAATTATTATCGATGAAGTTCAATTTTTAAATAATGATATTGTTGATATTGTTGATTATTTAGCTAATCGCAACATTCAAGTTATTTTAGCGGGTTTAGATCTTGATTTCAAAAGAAAGCCTTTTGGCCCTATCCCTTATTTGTTGGCGTTAGCAGAAATTGTTACTAAAGTAACAGCTATTTGTGCTGTTAGTGGAGAAATAGCTACTAAAACTCAAAGATTAATCAATGGAACACCAGCTAAAAGTAGCGATCCTACGATTTTAATAGGCGCTAGTGAACATCATGAACCTCGTTGCCGTCAACATCATATTTTATTAGATGTTGATAAAAATATTATTAATTTATAA
- the tmk gene encoding dTMP kinase — protein MTNKLIVFEGLDGSGKTTLIKQLKKYFKNQNKKVILCQGLGSSSIGKPIRNLFLHQTNLSPNTRFLLSLTNMLQTQEELIIPGLSKNYIVLVDRWYDSSFAYQGDDINLDYGDKILTSKFINHFLIKPNLTIYLDIDPTIGLKRKQTQLNHKLDLIEQKPLIYFQNVRKNYLNQHKYCNNPNCEHENCNSFLINATQSKNKIFKQIIKILTIKKIF, from the coding sequence ATGACAAATAAATTAATCGTTTTTGAAGGATTAGATGGCAGCGGAAAAACTACTTTAATTAAACAATTAAAAAAATATTTCAAAAACCAAAACAAAAAAGTAATTTTGTGTCAAGGATTAGGAAGTTCTTCAATTGGTAAACCAATTAGAAATTTATTTTTACATCAAACAAATTTATCACCCAATACTAGATTTTTACTTAGTTTAACTAACATGCTCCAAACCCAAGAAGAGCTCATTATTCCTGGTTTATCCAAAAATTACATTGTTTTAGTCGACCGTTGGTATGATTCTTCTTTTGCTTATCAAGGTGATGATATAAATCTTGATTATGGCGACAAAATATTAACTTCAAAATTCATAAATCATTTCTTAATTAAACCTAATTTAACTATTTATCTAGATATTGACCCTACAATAGGGTTAAAAAGAAAACAAACTCAACTCAATCATAAATTAGATTTAATCGAACAAAAACCCTTAATTTATTTTCAAAATGTTCGCAAAAATTACTTAAACCAACACAAATACTGTAATAATCCAAATTGCGAACACGAAAATTGCAATAGTTTTTTAATTAATGCAACACAATCTAAAAATAAAATTTTCAAACAAATAATTAAGATTTTAACCATTAAAAAAATATTTTAA
- a CDS encoding HD domain-containing protein, whose translation MNNNNIIAKQKDKINHFIGKVTSINQGNHFHNITLQLTNKIDINIKLAKETLNPLQGKIYCFQTICLLDKEELIFMNQNFTLAQKILDPQTLYDVFISFFQCAPVSFAIIATNLEKYLAKIKNKILKEVTTNLYFSNKTQFLIAKAALKMHHNYYGGLGYHTLNMLKIAEIILKIYPFLNHDLLYSGIILHDMAKIKEIDVDKKNYTKEGKLLGHLVMITCDLEREANLLGYQKTEEILLLKHILIANHGLLEYGAAKKPQIAEALLIWHLDNIDAKLTVLEETLQKTDIQTFTEPIPVLEKNSFYKPFFDKNNDDFY comes from the coding sequence ATGAACAACAATAATATTATTGCAAAACAAAAAGATAAAATCAATCATTTTATAGGCAAAGTAACAAGTATTAACCAAGGTAATCATTTTCATAATATAACTTTACAATTAACTAACAAAATAGATATTAACATTAAATTAGCAAAAGAAACTCTTAACCCTTTGCAAGGAAAAATATATTGTTTTCAAACTATTTGTCTTTTAGACAAAGAAGAATTAATTTTTATGAATCAAAATTTTACTTTGGCGCAAAAAATACTAGATCCTCAAACTTTATATGATGTTTTTATATCTTTTTTTCAATGCGCTCCTGTGTCGTTTGCAATTATTGCAACAAATTTAGAAAAATATCTTGCTAAAATAAAAAACAAGATTTTAAAAGAAGTGACAACTAATTTATATTTTAGTAATAAAACACAATTTTTAATCGCTAAAGCAGCCTTAAAAATGCATCATAATTATTATGGTGGCTTAGGATATCATACTTTAAACATGTTAAAAATAGCAGAAATTATTTTAAAAATTTATCCTTTTTTAAATCATGATTTGTTATATTCAGGGATTATTTTACATGATATGGCCAAAATTAAAGAAATTGATGTAGACAAAAAAAATTACACAAAAGAAGGGAAGTTATTGGGACATTTAGTGATGATTACTTGTGATCTAGAAAGAGAAGCTAATTTGTTGGGTTACCAAAAAACAGAAGAAATTTTGCTTTTAAAACATATCCTTATCGCTAATCACGGACTTTTAGAATATGGAGCAGCCAAAAAACCTCAAATAGCAGAAGCTCTTTTAATTTGGCATCTCGATAATATCGACGCTAAATTAACTGTTTTAGAGGAAACATTACAAAAAACTGATATTCAAACTTTTACAGAACCAATTCCTGTTTTAGAAAAAAACAGTTTTTATAAACCTTTTTTCGATAAAAACAATGATGATTTTTATTAA
- the rnhC gene encoding ribonuclease HIII — translation MSNYTLKLNSIQFFKIKKYYEKQLQKKSINKTIDFFVHDSPNTITVYQNGTLLVQGPNAFHKMIFLQKLLQIEHLTPFDQTLTNAFKNSLNKERENLDSYYLESVGCDEVGTGDVFGPVVVCSIYLSLEKVDFFKKMSPILESKQMSDAKIRQIIPSIIDNVIKSIIIIKPSEYNTLIKENNLNQIKALMHNKAIMQTIGKVDKFVPVVLDQFCSQKCYFNYLKDEQLIYKKIQFKTKADINYLSVAIASIIARYVFLQEIDQLSHQLSCKLRLGSGSTVDQQIAEIVKKYGNKILTDIAKCNFKNITHKFKKYLSK, via the coding sequence ATGTCAAATTATACTTTAAAATTAAACTCAATTCAGTTTTTTAAAATCAAAAAATATTATGAAAAACAATTACAAAAAAAAAGTATCAACAAAACTATTGATTTTTTTGTCCATGACAGCCCTAACACGATAACTGTTTATCAAAACGGCACTTTACTTGTCCAAGGACCTAATGCTTTTCATAAAATGATATTTTTACAAAAATTATTGCAAATAGAACATCTAACGCCGTTTGATCAAACTCTAACCAACGCGTTTAAAAATTCCTTAAATAAAGAAAGGGAAAATCTAGACTCTTATTATTTAGAATCTGTAGGTTGTGATGAAGTGGGCACTGGAGATGTTTTTGGGCCAGTTGTCGTTTGTTCTATCTATCTTTCACTTGAAAAGGTGGATTTTTTCAAAAAAATGAGTCCCATCTTAGAATCAAAACAAATGTCAGATGCAAAAATTAGACAAATAATACCTTCTATTATAGACAACGTCATTAAATCCATAATAATAATAAAACCAAGTGAATATAATACATTAATCAAAGAAAACAACTTAAACCAAATCAAAGCTTTAATGCATAATAAAGCCATTATGCAAACCATTGGAAAAGTTGATAAATTTGTTCCAGTTGTCTTAGATCAATTTTGTTCTCAAAAATGTTATTTTAATTATTTAAAAGATGAACAATTGATTTATAAAAAAATACAATTTAAAACTAAAGCAGACATAAATTATTTAAGTGTTGCCATTGCATCTATTATTGCTAGATATGTTTTTTTGCAAGAAATTGATCAATTAAGTCATCAATTATCTTGCAAGTTGCGCTTAGGATCGGGTAGTACTGTTGATCAACAAATTGCTGAAATTGTTAAAAAATATGGAAATAAAATTTTAACAGATATTGCTAAATGCAACTTTAAAAACATTACTCATAAATTTAAAAAATATTTATCAAAATAA
- a CDS encoding HIT family protein, with product MSTIFTKIIKKELPSYLLYEDDLVIAFLDITQATQGHTLVVTKCEYHKIEEVPEKVFIHLFKIVHKISKALIQTFKLQGINLLNNNGKIAGQTVFHYHVHLLPRFCQKEIDIVFKNHTDSLKNSDYEKIQQAILINL from the coding sequence GTGTCAACCATTTTTACTAAAATCATCAAAAAAGAACTTCCTAGTTATCTTTTGTATGAAGATGATCTTGTGATTGCTTTTTTAGATATCACACAAGCCACCCAAGGACATACTTTAGTTGTTACAAAATGCGAATATCACAAAATTGAAGAAGTTCCTGAAAAAGTATTCATTCATTTATTTAAAATAGTGCATAAAATTAGTAAGGCTTTAATCCAAACTTTTAAACTTCAAGGAATTAATTTATTGAATAATAACGGTAAAATAGCTGGACAAACTGTTTTTCATTATCATGTTCATCTACTTCCACGTTTTTGCCAAAAAGAAATTGATATTGTTTTTAAAAATCACACTGATAGTTTAAAAAATTCTGATTATGAAAAAATTCAACAAGCAATTTTAATTAATTTATAG
- a CDS encoding poly(A) polymerase, which yields MKNLESLKKIKKAQKIIKILKKQGFEAFIVGGAVRDYLLNIKIDQDIDITTNALSQDINVIFQSKNYAHYGSVKIIFEEENFEITTYREEGVYFNNRHPSEIFFIQEAQKDIIRRDFTINALLMDEKGQIFDFTTGKLDLEQKILRTISNPFISFYKDALRIMRAFYFQAKLNIKIEHQTKKALKTQSHLLTKISYQRIYEYLQKIITYPNWQNSFKTIINTKTHLYLKAITRSIIFFASLDIITIKTLKIERYLEENIFWSISLAFDKNIFLFWPINAKNKNKYQTLIILSNNIFEDLKFNLFKYGLQNCLLSYKINYLLSHQKSKHLFSQNLNNIQKTYKNLPLKDIKDLKICWKEILPKIINPLHPPIKEIKKKLLQAVLNQKIPNQKEVLMEFVLNQKY from the coding sequence ATGAAAAATTTAGAATCTCTTAAAAAAATTAAAAAAGCTCAAAAAATTATCAAAATATTGAAAAAACAAGGATTTGAGGCTTTTATTGTTGGTGGAGCTGTTAGAGATTATTTATTGAATATTAAAATCGATCAAGATATTGATATCACCACTAATGCTTTATCACAAGATATTAATGTTATTTTTCAAAGCAAAAATTATGCTCATTATGGAAGTGTTAAAATTATTTTCGAAGAAGAAAATTTTGAAATTACTACCTACAGAGAAGAAGGAGTTTATTTTAATAATCGTCATCCTAGTGAAATTTTTTTCATTCAAGAAGCGCAAAAAGACATCATTAGAAGAGATTTTACCATTAATGCTTTGTTAATGGATGAAAAAGGGCAAATTTTTGATTTTACAACAGGAAAATTAGATTTAGAACAAAAAATTTTGCGTACCATCTCAAATCCTTTCATAAGTTTTTACAAAGATGCTTTAAGAATTATGAGAGCCTTTTATTTTCAAGCTAAATTAAACATTAAAATAGAACATCAAACTAAAAAAGCTTTGAAAACACAATCACATTTATTAACCAAAATTTCTTATCAAAGAATTTATGAATATTTACAAAAAATCATAACTTATCCTAATTGGCAAAATAGTTTCAAAACAATAATTAACACTAAAACACATTTATATTTAAAAGCTATCACAAGATCAATTATTTTTTTTGCTTCTTTAGATATTATTACAATCAAAACACTAAAAATAGAAAGATATTTAGAAGAAAATATTTTTTGGAGTATCTCACTTGCTTTTGATAAAAATATTTTTTTATTTTGGCCTATTAATGCAAAAAACAAAAACAAATACCAAACCTTAATAATTTTAAGTAATAATATCTTTGAAGACTTGAAATTTAATTTATTTAAATATGGGCTTCAAAATTGTCTATTATCTTATAAAATTAATTATCTTTTATCTCATCAAAAATCAAAACATCTCTTTTCTCAAAATTTAAACAATATACAAAAAACATATAAGAACTTGCCTTTAAAAGACATTAAGGACTTAAAAATTTGTTGGAAAGAAATATTACCAAAAATAATCAATCCCTTACATCCCCCAATTAAAGAAATCAAAAAAAAATTACTTCAAGCAGTTTTAAATCAAAAAATACCTAACCAAAAAGAAGTATTAATGGAATTTGTTTTAAATCAAAAGTATTAA
- a CDS encoding replication-associated recombination protein A — protein MFKKPLAFALRPSTITDIIGQSHLINDQNGIISRMLKNNYASSLIFYGVPGIGKSSLAQALANDLQIEYDIFNATIDKKTKLEKIIQKALNFKKFIIIVEEIHRMNKDRQDILLQYLENGHLIMFACTTENPYFVINPSVRSRANIIKLERITIEEMLKGLNKLIINKKLPLNILKDSLLLICQFSNGDLRIAINMLELCLHLYPKEQITTKIIKQISSSANLTNFKNNDEHHNLKSALQKSIRGSDVDAALHYFARLLASGDHEALLRRMLITAYEDIGLANPMIIVHVKTAIDAFRQIGLPEGRIPLGLVIIEMCLSEKSNSAYLATNKAYEDILKGNVFNIPKHLQDTSYNSASKLGIGFGYKYPHDFPNDYVNQQYLPQEIKKLIYYRPKLHSEYEKKINKIHENFKQNI, from the coding sequence ATGTTTAAAAAACCATTAGCATTTGCTTTACGCCCGTCAACAATAACTGATATCATTGGACAAAGTCATCTTATTAATGATCAAAACGGTATTATTTCGAGAATGTTAAAAAATAATTATGCTAGTTCTTTAATTTTTTATGGTGTTCCAGGTATTGGAAAAAGCAGCCTTGCCCAGGCATTAGCTAATGATTTACAAATTGAATATGATATTTTTAATGCTACAATTGATAAAAAAACCAAGTTAGAAAAAATTATTCAAAAAGCATTAAATTTTAAAAAATTTATTATTATTGTAGAAGAAATTCATAGAATGAATAAAGATCGTCAAGATATTTTATTACAATACTTAGAAAACGGTCATTTAATTATGTTTGCTTGTACTACTGAAAATCCATATTTTGTAATTAATCCGAGTGTTCGTTCAAGAGCCAATATCATTAAATTAGAAAGAATTACGATCGAAGAAATGTTAAAAGGCTTGAATAAGTTGATTATTAATAAAAAATTACCATTAAACATTCTAAAAGATTCTTTATTATTAATTTGTCAATTTTCTAACGGAGATTTACGTATTGCCATAAATATGTTAGAACTGTGCTTACATTTATATCCTAAAGAACAAATTACAACAAAAATTATTAAACAAATTTCTTCATCAGCTAATTTAACAAATTTTAAAAATAACGATGAACATCATAATTTAAAATCAGCGTTACAAAAATCTATTCGAGGTAGCGATGTTGATGCAGCTTTACATTATTTTGCAAGATTATTAGCCAGTGGCGATCATGAAGCTTTATTAAGAAGAATGTTAATTACCGCTTATGAAGATATTGGATTAGCCAATCCAATGATTATTGTACATGTAAAAACAGCAATTGATGCTTTTCGTCAAATTGGATTACCAGAAGGACGTATTCCTTTAGGGTTAGTAATTATCGAAATGTGTTTAAGTGAAAAATCAAATAGTGCTTATTTAGCAACTAATAAAGCTTATGAAGATATTCTAAAAGGTAATGTTTTTAATATACCAAAACATTTACAAGATACTAGTTATAATTCAGCAAGCAAATTAGGTATTGGTTTTGGTTATAAATATCCTCATGATTTTCCAAATGATTATGTTAATCAACAATATTTACCGCAAGAAATAAAAAAATTGATTTATTATAGACCTAAATTACACAGTGAGTATGAAAAAAAAATTAATAAAATACATGAAAACTTTAAACAAAATATATAA
- the rpsD gene encoding 30S ribosomal protein S4, whose amino-acid sequence MSRYTGSIWKVSRRLNYSITETGKELRKRAYAPGQHGQKRVKISDYGLQLREKQKLRFTYGVSEKQFRNTFEKARKLKGIHGEMFLVLLESRLDNIVYRLGFAKTRDQARQLVNHGHILVEGKKVDIASYRLKPGQTVTLREKSKNLKIVEEVLKNKFVRTDYVSLDKQLNGKYVRYPQRNEFLSEINEQLIVEFYNR is encoded by the coding sequence ATGTCACGTTATACAGGTTCTATTTGGAAAGTTTCTAGACGATTAAATTATTCTATTACAGAAACCGGAAAAGAATTACGAAAAAGAGCTTATGCTCCAGGTCAACATGGTCAAAAAAGAGTAAAAATAAGCGATTATGGTTTACAATTAAGAGAAAAACAAAAATTACGTTTTACTTATGGGGTGTCAGAGAAACAATTCCGTAATACTTTTGAAAAAGCCAGAAAATTAAAAGGGATTCATGGTGAAATGTTTTTAGTTTTATTAGAATCACGTCTTGACAATATTGTTTATCGTTTGGGTTTTGCCAAAACTAGAGATCAAGCAAGACAATTAGTTAATCATGGTCATATTTTAGTAGAAGGCAAAAAAGTTGATATTGCATCATATCGTCTTAAACCAGGACAAACTGTTACTTTAAGAGAAAAATCTAAAAATTTAAAAATTGTTGAAGAAGTTTTAAAAAATAAATTTGTTCGTACAGATTATGTTTCTTTAGACAAACAATTAAATGGTAAATATGTCAGATATCCGCAAAGAAACGAATTTTTATCTGAAATTAATGAACAATTAATAGTCGAATTTTATAATAGATAA
- a CDS encoding DUF2963 domain-containing protein, translating to MNIIKETTNEYGRRVIQETNEKNQLIKKTTFRPNGTTIDSITEYNPQTGAKTKKVTWYSFNDKIYFIEEFNPQTGAKTKATWCHKGPSKTKVDYIIHRLSL from the coding sequence ATGAATATAATCAAAGAAACAACCAATGAATACGGTCGTAGAGTAATCCAAGAAACCAACGAAAAAAACCAATTAATCAAAAAAACCACATTCCGCCCAAACGGCACAACAATTGATTCCATAACTGAATACAACCCACAAACAGGAGCCAAAACCAAAAAAGTAACCTGGTACAGTTTCAATGACAAAATCTATTTCATCGAAGAATTTAACCCCCAAACAGGAGCCAAAACCAAAGCAACCTGGTGCCATAAAGGGCCTTCAAAAACAAAAGTAGACTACATTATACATCGCTTATCATTATAA
- the rpmB gene encoding 50S ribosomal protein L28, with translation MSKCYVTGKTTLFGNRRSHAMNATRRIWKSNLQNIKIIDEKGKVQKIKIAARALKKLKLQRA, from the coding sequence ATGAGTAAATGTTATGTTACTGGTAAAACTACTCTTTTTGGTAATCGTCGTAGTCATGCTATGAACGCCACAAGAAGAATTTGGAAAAGTAATTTACAAAATATTAAAATTATTGATGAAAAAGGAAAAGTGCAAAAAATAAAAATTGCTGCCAGAGCTTTAAAAAAACTTAAATTACAAAGAGCTTAG
- the rpmE gene encoding 50S ribosomal protein L31 has protein sequence MKNKIHPQFQTVDISCTTCAKKHQIGTTVANIKIETCSNCHPFYTGAQTFIVAAGPIDKFNKRYNIKNKKITKITEK, from the coding sequence ATGAAAAATAAAATACATCCTCAATTTCAAACAGTTGACATTTCTTGTACAACTTGCGCAAAAAAACATCAAATTGGGACAACAGTTGCTAATATCAAAATAGAAACTTGTTCTAATTGTCATCCTTTTTACACCGGAGCACAGACTTTTATTGTTGCCGCAGGTCCAATTGATAAATTCAATAAACGTTACAACATTAAAAATAAAAAAATAACCAAAATAACTGAAAAATAA